One window of Corynebacterium doosanense CAU 212 = DSM 45436 genomic DNA carries:
- a CDS encoding HNH endonuclease signature motif containing protein — MTTALSLTTTLSDHDLITTISAANEEMSRQHALFLLNLAEFDDRGLAQECGARSTAAWIVRIFDVADNTAYDYLRVARTVARYRFVADSFLEAGINYSKVRLLGKYLTEENEIELVLLAESMSYRELERALAGRSRAGDRGSSGGEDQFRLWADKETGRVRFSGELGPVGGQKLLTALKIGELANLVDLAEIDPETLSDAERLDEALAEAEPDEVDALGSSRFGMPMPAKLMSSFLGMLNIVHSSPTNTRRAPGAQVHVIYTEDGHAHLPHAPAATAESLTGTMLNGYMRGHLLDGKGATMKLGRSRRLVSDAVATAVLTEWMFQCAMPGCAHTQFIEFHHIVEWARGGLTNPENLLPLCSYCHSLVSRGIAGVELGFGDPARLMFRFRDGTVFESVNRSLPLRVACAGEPYTGAAIPEPPIVINQDFDKEGWVSFGD; from the coding sequence ATGACCACGGCACTTTCCTTGACCACCACGTTGTCCGACCACGACCTCATCACCACCATTTCAGCCGCCAACGAAGAAATGAGCAGGCAGCACGCGCTCTTTCTGCTCAACCTCGCGGAGTTCGACGACCGGGGTCTGGCGCAGGAGTGTGGTGCCAGGTCCACCGCCGCGTGGATCGTCCGCATTTTCGACGTCGCAGACAACACCGCGTACGACTACCTCCGGGTGGCACGGACGGTGGCCAGGTACCGTTTCGTCGCGGATTCATTTCTGGAAGCGGGGATCAACTACTCCAAGGTGCGCCTACTGGGAAAATATCTCACCGAGGAGAACGAGATCGAGCTGGTGCTCCTGGCGGAGTCCATGTCCTACCGGGAGCTGGAACGGGCGCTCGCGGGTCGGAGCCGGGCCGGGGATCGTGGCAGCTCTGGCGGGGAAGACCAGTTCCGCCTTTGGGCGGACAAAGAGACCGGGCGAGTCAGGTTCAGCGGCGAGCTCGGACCGGTCGGAGGGCAGAAGCTTCTGACGGCGCTGAAGATCGGCGAGCTGGCCAACCTGGTCGACCTCGCGGAGATTGATCCTGAGACGTTGTCGGACGCCGAACGGCTGGATGAGGCCCTGGCTGAGGCCGAACCTGACGAGGTCGACGCTCTGGGCAGCAGCCGGTTCGGCATGCCCATGCCGGCGAAATTGATGTCGTCTTTTCTGGGCATGCTCAACATCGTGCACTCCTCGCCGACCAACACGCGCCGCGCACCCGGTGCGCAGGTGCATGTCATCTACACGGAGGACGGCCACGCGCATCTGCCTCATGCTCCTGCAGCTACGGCCGAGTCGCTCACCGGCACCATGCTCAACGGATACATGCGGGGGCATCTGCTGGATGGCAAAGGAGCGACAATGAAACTCGGGCGCTCCCGGAGGCTGGTGTCTGACGCGGTGGCGACCGCAGTGCTCACCGAGTGGATGTTCCAGTGCGCCATGCCCGGTTGCGCGCACACCCAGTTCATCGAGTTCCACCACATAGTGGAGTGGGCCCGTGGGGGTCTGACCAATCCGGAGAATCTCTTGCCGTTGTGCTCCTACTGCCATTCGCTGGTGTCCAGGGGCATCGCCGGGGTTGAACTGGGCTTCGGGGACCCGGCTCGGCTGATGTTCCGTTTCCGAGACGGGACCGTGTTCGAGTCGGTGAACCGCAGTCTGCCGTTACGCGTCGCATGCGCCGGCGAGCCCTACACCGGGGCAGCGATACCTGAGCCACCGATAGTGATCAACCAGGACTTCGATAAAGAGGGCTGGGTCAGCTTCGGGGATTAG
- the ramB gene encoding acetate metabolism transcriptional regulator RamB has product MSRTYVGTRLRQLRRERDLSQAALAESLNLSASYVNQIEHDVRPLTVPVLMRITETFGVDATFFSQDDNSRLLAEIQDVVRDQELSSGNIDLHELSEMVHSHPDIARTLVDIHRRYRTVREKLSLAIDSRGQQAVSMPHDEVRDFFYARQNYFDGLDCWAESVASDLGVTGYRIHDTEAALAQRLADDHGITLTEMRDDGILHHFDPTTRVLSLASFLSAGQRAFRMAAELAQLEVPHIIDELIAKEPFTSEASRNLARRGVATYAAAATVLPYGLVHAEAERSGYDIEHLCHVFGVEYETVASRLSTLQRPNLRGVPFTFVRVDRAGNMSKRQSANGVHFSNAGGTCPLWAVYETFARPGTIVRQHAQMPDGRDYLWIARTVRHHHGRFTDTDKLFSIGLGCEARHADRTVYAEGLDLSRPASATPIGDGCRTCPRRNCSQRAFPSINETVEINAHQSSIAPY; this is encoded by the coding sequence ATGTCCCGGACATACGTGGGCACCCGGCTCCGCCAGCTCCGCCGCGAGCGCGACCTCAGCCAGGCCGCGCTGGCGGAGTCCCTGAACCTCTCGGCCAGCTACGTCAACCAGATCGAGCACGACGTCCGGCCGCTGACCGTCCCGGTGCTCATGCGCATCACGGAGACCTTCGGCGTCGACGCCACCTTCTTCTCCCAGGACGACAACTCCCGGCTCCTCGCCGAGATCCAGGACGTCGTGCGCGACCAGGAGCTGTCCTCGGGCAACATCGATCTGCACGAGCTCTCCGAGATGGTGCACAGCCATCCCGACATCGCCCGCACCCTGGTGGACATTCACCGTCGCTACCGGACGGTGCGCGAGAAGCTCTCCCTCGCCATCGACTCGCGGGGCCAGCAGGCCGTGTCCATGCCACACGACGAGGTCCGCGACTTCTTCTACGCCCGACAGAACTACTTCGACGGCCTGGACTGCTGGGCTGAGTCCGTCGCCTCCGACCTCGGGGTCACTGGCTACCGCATCCACGACACGGAAGCCGCGCTGGCCCAGCGCCTCGCGGACGACCACGGCATCACCCTGACGGAGATGCGTGACGACGGCATCCTCCACCACTTCGACCCCACCACCCGGGTCCTGTCCCTGGCGAGTTTCCTCAGCGCCGGCCAGCGCGCCTTCCGGATGGCGGCGGAGCTCGCCCAGCTCGAGGTCCCCCACATCATCGACGAGCTCATCGCCAAAGAGCCGTTCACCTCGGAGGCCTCGAGGAACCTCGCGCGCCGCGGCGTGGCCACCTACGCCGCCGCGGCCACGGTCCTGCCCTACGGGCTCGTCCACGCGGAGGCCGAGCGCTCCGGCTACGACATCGAACACCTCTGCCACGTCTTCGGGGTGGAGTACGAGACGGTGGCGTCTCGCCTATCGACGCTCCAACGACCGAATCTGCGTGGCGTGCCCTTCACGTTTGTCCGGGTCGATCGTGCGGGAAACATGTCCAAACGCCAGTCCGCGAACGGCGTGCACTTCAGCAACGCCGGGGGAACCTGCCCGCTGTGGGCGGTGTACGAGACCTTCGCCCGCCCGGGGACCATCGTCCGGCAGCACGCCCAGATGCCGGACGGCCGGGACTACCTGTGGATTGCCCGGACGGTGCGGCACCACCACGGCCGATTCACCGATACGGACAAGCTCTTCTCCATCGGGCTCGGCTGCGAAGCCCGCCACGCCGACCGCACCGTCTATGCGGAGGGCCTCGACCTCAGCAGACCCGCCTCCGCCACCCCCATCGGCGACGGCTGCCGCACCTGTCCCCGGCGCAACTGCTCCCAGCGGGCCTTCCCCTCGATCAACGAGACGGTGGAGATCAACGCGCACCAGTCCTCGATCGCGCCCTACTAG
- a CDS encoding alpha/beta hydrolase: MKKLLRTFAAPTLAVSLALAVTPVTIAQAATAEPASNAAVSPLASAPLRPNGQAQKWFAIAQGDARVDEVTVHSTSMNRDIPLAVIPATDGDGNRLENAPTIYMLNGAGGAEQDNDWLSDNPTTEDNVGTIEFYSGKGVNVVIPMAGAFSYYLDWVEEPDGAYLQGPQKWETFLVNELPGVIEPHLNAGDKRGIIGFSMSALPAMLLAEHNPGMYDAVAGFSGHYQTTSEIDHQLHGLTLQRGGATPRQMLGPAGSPASVAADAVGNAESLRGTAIYASNGSGLASETDLPGYYIGRGANQTAASTASATLQVEGGVIEAATNASTHNLDAKLQSLDIPATFNYRNTGTHSWPSWRSDVHESWPVFEGAFAQK; this comes from the coding sequence GTGAAGAAACTTCTGCGCACGTTCGCCGCGCCGACCCTTGCCGTCTCCCTCGCTCTAGCGGTCACCCCCGTGACGATCGCGCAGGCCGCCACCGCCGAGCCCGCGAGCAACGCCGCGGTGTCGCCGCTCGCCTCCGCTCCCCTGCGGCCCAACGGACAGGCACAGAAGTGGTTTGCCATCGCGCAGGGTGACGCGCGCGTCGACGAGGTCACCGTCCATTCGACCTCCATGAACCGCGACATCCCGCTGGCAGTTATCCCCGCGACCGACGGCGACGGCAACCGCCTCGAGAACGCCCCCACCATCTACATGCTCAACGGTGCGGGCGGCGCGGAGCAGGACAACGACTGGCTCTCCGATAACCCAACCACTGAGGACAATGTCGGCACCATCGAGTTCTACAGCGGCAAGGGTGTCAACGTGGTCATCCCCATGGCCGGCGCCTTCTCCTATTACCTCGACTGGGTGGAGGAGCCCGACGGTGCGTACCTCCAGGGCCCCCAGAAGTGGGAGACCTTTCTGGTCAACGAACTTCCGGGCGTCATCGAGCCGCACCTGAACGCCGGCGATAAACGCGGCATCATCGGCTTCTCCATGTCCGCACTGCCCGCCATGCTGCTCGCCGAGCACAACCCGGGTATGTACGACGCCGTCGCCGGCTTCTCCGGCCACTACCAGACCACCAGTGAAATCGACCACCAGCTGCACGGCCTCACCCTGCAGCGCGGTGGCGCCACCCCGCGCCAGATGCTCGGCCCCGCCGGCAGCCCCGCCTCCGTCGCTGCCGATGCCGTGGGCAACGCCGAGAGTCTCCGCGGCACCGCGATCTACGCCTCCAACGGATCCGGCCTCGCCAGCGAGACCGACCTGCCGGGCTACTACATCGGCCGTGGCGCGAACCAGACCGCAGCCTCCACCGCCTCCGCCACCCTGCAGGTCGAGGGCGGTGTCATCGAGGCAGCCACCAACGCCTCCACCCACAACCTCGACGCCAAACTGCAGTCGCTCGACATCCCGGCCACCTTCAACTACCGCAACACCGGCACCCACTCCTGGCCGTCCTGGCGCTCGGACGTTCACGAGTCGTGGCCCGTCTTCGAAGGTGCCTTCGCGCAGAAGTAA
- the lpdA gene encoding dihydrolipoyl dehydrogenase produces the protein MNSEHYDVVVLGAGPGGYVAAIRAAQLGKKVAVIEKQYWGGVCLNVGCIPSKSLIKNAEVAHIFNHEKKTFGINGDVSFEYGNAHQRSRKVSEKIVGGVHYLMKKNGITEINGLGSFKDAKSIEITEGDDKGKTVTFDDCIIATGSVVNNLRGVEFSDNVVSYEEQILNPEAPKKMVVVGGGAIGMEFAYVLSNYGVDVTVIEFMDRVLPNEEADVSTAITKAYKKLGVKILSGHATTAVRDNGDSVEVDYQKKGTDKTETLTVDRVLISVGFRPRTEGFGLENTGVELTERGAIDIDDYMRTNVEHIYAIGDVTAKLQLAHVAEAQGIVAAETISGAETQTLGDYQMMPRATFCNPQVASFGYTEAQAREKFPDREIKVAKFPFSANGKAVGLAETDGFAKIVADAEFGELLGGHIVGANASELLPELTLAQKYDLTAEEIARNVHIHPTLSEALKEAAHGIEGHMINL, from the coding sequence GTGAATAGCGAACATTATGACGTTGTAGTTCTCGGCGCGGGCCCCGGCGGCTACGTTGCCGCCATCCGCGCAGCCCAGCTCGGCAAGAAGGTCGCGGTCATCGAGAAGCAGTACTGGGGCGGCGTGTGCCTCAATGTCGGCTGCATCCCCTCGAAGTCCCTGATCAAGAACGCCGAAGTGGCCCACATCTTCAACCACGAGAAGAAGACGTTCGGCATCAACGGCGACGTCTCCTTCGAGTACGGCAATGCCCACCAGCGCTCCCGCAAGGTCTCGGAGAAGATCGTCGGCGGCGTCCACTACCTGATGAAGAAGAACGGGATCACCGAGATCAACGGTCTCGGCTCCTTCAAGGATGCCAAGTCCATCGAGATCACCGAGGGCGACGACAAGGGCAAGACCGTCACCTTCGACGACTGCATCATCGCCACCGGCTCTGTGGTCAACAACCTTCGCGGCGTGGAGTTCTCCGACAACGTGGTCTCCTACGAGGAGCAGATCCTCAACCCCGAGGCCCCGAAGAAGATGGTCGTCGTCGGCGGCGGTGCGATCGGCATGGAGTTCGCCTACGTGCTGTCGAACTACGGCGTGGACGTCACCGTCATCGAGTTCATGGACCGCGTGCTCCCCAACGAGGAGGCTGACGTGTCCACGGCCATCACCAAGGCCTACAAGAAGCTCGGCGTGAAGATCCTCTCCGGCCATGCCACCACTGCGGTTCGCGACAACGGCGATTCCGTCGAGGTGGACTACCAGAAGAAGGGCACCGACAAGACGGAGACCCTCACCGTTGACCGCGTCCTCATCTCCGTCGGCTTCCGCCCCCGGACCGAGGGCTTCGGCCTGGAGAACACGGGCGTCGAGCTCACCGAGCGTGGCGCCATCGACATCGACGACTACATGCGCACCAACGTCGAGCACATCTACGCCATCGGCGACGTCACCGCGAAGCTCCAGCTCGCCCACGTCGCGGAGGCCCAGGGCATCGTCGCCGCGGAGACCATCTCCGGCGCAGAGACCCAGACGCTCGGCGATTACCAGATGATGCCGCGCGCAACTTTCTGCAACCCGCAGGTCGCCTCCTTCGGCTACACCGAGGCGCAGGCCCGCGAGAAGTTCCCCGACCGCGAGATCAAGGTCGCGAAGTTCCCCTTCTCCGCGAACGGCAAGGCCGTGGGCCTGGCCGAGACCGACGGTTTCGCCAAGATCGTCGCCGACGCCGAGTTCGGCGAGCTGCTCGGTGGCCACATCGTCGGCGCCAACGCGTCGGAGCTGCTGCCCGAGCTGACCCTCGCGCAGAAGTACGACCTCACGGCTGAGGAAATCGCCCGCAACGTGCACATCCACCCGACGCTGTCCGAGGCCCTCAAGGAGGCCGCGCACGGCATCGAAGGGCACATGATCAACCTGTAG
- a CDS encoding succinate dehydrogenase cytochrome b subunit, whose amino-acid sequence MTVKNVDRESVRHGKITEQPLRQRPAYPTWAMKLVMAVTGLIFALYVIGHMVGNLKIYMPDHSGVAAINEYGVFLREMGTPLFPHEGLLWIIRAVLVVAVIAHIHGAITLASRSRQSRGKFRRTNLMGGLDSTATRSMLITGVVLLAFIIFHILDLTLGVQPVSPSEFTHGDVKGNMIATFSRWPVTIWYVIAMLALFLHLFHGIRLAASDLGITGKKWLQVVAFLAAVIPTVVVLGNIIMPLSIALGLVS is encoded by the coding sequence ATGACTGTTAAGAACGTCGACCGTGAATCAGTACGTCACGGAAAAATTACCGAACAGCCGCTGCGTCAGCGGCCGGCCTACCCTACGTGGGCCATGAAACTCGTGATGGCTGTCACCGGCCTGATCTTCGCCCTGTATGTGATCGGTCACATGGTGGGCAACCTGAAGATCTACATGCCCGATCACTCGGGCGTGGCGGCGATCAATGAATACGGAGTATTCCTGCGCGAGATGGGCACGCCGCTCTTCCCGCACGAGGGTCTGCTGTGGATCATCCGCGCCGTGCTCGTCGTGGCCGTGATTGCCCACATCCACGGCGCCATCACGCTGGCCAGCCGCTCGCGCCAGTCGCGCGGCAAGTTCCGCCGCACCAACCTCATGGGCGGCCTGGACTCCACTGCGACGCGGTCGATGCTCATCACCGGCGTCGTACTGCTGGCGTTCATCATCTTCCACATCCTTGACCTCACCCTGGGTGTCCAGCCGGTCTCTCCCTCGGAGTTCACCCACGGTGACGTCAAGGGCAACATGATCGCCACGTTCTCCCGCTGGCCCGTCACCATCTGGTACGTCATCGCGATGCTGGCACTGTTCCTGCATCTCTTCCACGGCATCCGCCTGGCGGCGTCCGACCTGGGCATCACGGGCAAGAAGTGGCTTCAGGTCGTCGCTTTCCTCGCCGCCGTCATCCCCACCGTTGTCGTCCTCGGCAACATCATCATGCCCCTGTCCATCGCACTCGGCCTGGTCAGCTAG
- a CDS encoding fumarate reductase/succinate dehydrogenase flavoprotein subunit has protein sequence MSSTPHTVDKGAQSDSSEPTVNSTVNAGTENTGGETNANEKGFTQPASSVPGVTPGTILDNAEPKGVPSKDMWEYNKDHMNLVSPLNRRKFEILVVGTGLSGGAAAAALGELGYNVKVFTYHDAPRRAHSIAAQGGVNSARGKKVDNDSAYRHVKDTVKGGDYRSRESDCWRLAVESFRVIDHMSAIGAPFAREYGGTLATRSFGGVQVSRTYYTRGQTGQQLQLSTASSLQRQIHLGNVEIFTHSDLQDFIVTEDNGERRCQGIVTRNLITGELEAHTGHAVILGTGGYGNVYHMSTLAKNSNAGAMMRAYEQGAYLASPAFVQFHPTGLPVNATWQSKTILMSESLRNDGRIWSPKKKDDDRNPNDIPDEERDYFLERRYPAFGNLVPRDVASRAISQQIIAGYGVGPLKNSAYLDFRDAFEKLGRETIDSRYSNLFKMYEEAIGEDPHDGPMRIAPTVHFTMGGLWTDFNEMTSLPGLFAAGECSWTYHGANRLGANSLLSASVDGWFTLPFTVPHYLANHLGTDVLAVDSADATAAVQRAQARIDKLLAVSGPNPRTAESYHRELGELLYWGCGVSRNVEDLKTTINKIRALREDFWINVQVPGEQNYMNQALEYATRVADYIDLGELMCVDALDRDESCGAHYRDDHLSEEGEAERDDENWCFVSAWEPNGNGGFIRHAEPLYFESIPLQTRNYK, from the coding sequence ATGAGCAGCACACCACACACGGTTGACAAGGGCGCACAGTCCGACAGTAGCGAACCGACGGTCAACAGCACCGTGAATGCGGGCACCGAGAACACCGGCGGTGAAACCAACGCCAACGAGAAGGGTTTCACCCAGCCCGCCTCGAGCGTCCCCGGAGTCACCCCGGGCACGATCCTCGACAACGCGGAGCCCAAGGGCGTCCCGTCCAAGGACATGTGGGAGTACAACAAGGACCACATGAACCTGGTCTCCCCGCTCAACCGCCGCAAGTTCGAGATCCTCGTCGTCGGCACCGGCCTCTCCGGCGGCGCCGCAGCAGCCGCGCTCGGCGAGCTGGGTTACAACGTGAAGGTCTTCACGTATCACGACGCCCCCCGACGCGCGCACTCCATCGCAGCCCAGGGCGGCGTCAACTCCGCCCGTGGCAAGAAGGTCGACAACGACAGCGCCTACCGCCACGTCAAGGACACCGTCAAGGGCGGCGACTACCGCTCCCGTGAGTCCGACTGCTGGCGCCTCGCCGTCGAGTCCTTCCGCGTCATCGACCACATGTCCGCCATCGGTGCGCCCTTCGCCCGCGAGTACGGCGGCACCCTGGCCACCCGTTCCTTCGGTGGCGTGCAGGTCTCCCGCACCTACTACACCCGTGGACAAACCGGTCAGCAGCTCCAGCTCTCCACCGCGTCCTCCCTGCAGCGTCAGATCCACCTCGGCAACGTGGAGATCTTCACGCACTCCGACCTTCAGGACTTCATCGTCACGGAGGACAACGGCGAGCGTCGCTGCCAGGGCATCGTCACCCGTAACCTCATCACCGGCGAGCTCGAGGCCCACACGGGCCACGCGGTCATCCTCGGTACCGGCGGTTACGGCAACGTGTACCACATGTCCACGCTGGCCAAGAACTCCAACGCCGGCGCCATGATGCGTGCGTACGAGCAGGGCGCGTACCTCGCGTCCCCCGCCTTCGTCCAGTTCCACCCGACCGGCCTCCCGGTCAACGCGACCTGGCAGTCGAAGACGATCCTCATGTCCGAGTCGCTGCGTAACGACGGTCGCATCTGGTCGCCTAAGAAGAAGGACGACGACCGCAACCCCAACGACATCCCGGACGAGGAGCGCGACTACTTCCTGGAGCGCCGCTACCCGGCCTTCGGCAACCTCGTGCCCCGCGACGTCGCCTCTCGCGCGATTTCGCAGCAGATCATCGCCGGTTACGGCGTCGGCCCGCTGAAGAACTCGGCGTACCTCGACTTCCGCGACGCGTTCGAGAAGCTGGGTCGCGAGACCATCGACTCCCGCTACTCCAACCTCTTCAAGATGTACGAGGAGGCCATCGGCGAGGATCCCCACGACGGCCCGATGCGCATCGCCCCCACCGTGCACTTCACTATGGGTGGCCTGTGGACCGACTTCAACGAGATGACGTCCCTGCCGGGCCTCTTCGCCGCCGGCGAGTGCTCCTGGACCTACCACGGTGCGAACCGCCTCGGTGCGAACTCGCTGCTCTCGGCATCTGTCGACGGCTGGTTCACCCTCCCGTTCACGGTTCCCCACTACCTGGCGAACCACCTGGGCACCGACGTGCTCGCCGTGGATTCCGCGGACGCCACCGCAGCCGTCCAGCGTGCCCAGGCACGCATCGACAAGCTGCTCGCCGTCTCCGGCCCGAACCCCCGCACCGCGGAGTCCTACCACCGCGAACTCGGTGAGCTCCTCTACTGGGGCTGCGGCGTCTCCCGTAACGTCGAGGACCTCAAGACCACGATCAACAAGATCCGCGCGCTCCGCGAGGACTTCTGGATCAACGTCCAGGTCCCGGGTGAGCAGAACTACATGAACCAGGCTCTCGAATACGCGACCCGCGTCGCGGACTACATCGACCTGGGCGAACTCATGTGCGTCGACGCACTGGACCGCGACGAGTCCTGCGGCGCGCACTACCGCGACGACCACCTCTCCGAAGAGGGAGAGGCCGAGCGCGACGATGAGAACTGGTGCTTTGTCTCCGCATGGGAGCCGAACGGCAACGGCGGATTCATCCGCCACGCCGAGCCGCTGTACTTCGAATCGATCCCGCTGCAGACAAGGAACTACAAGTAA
- a CDS encoding alpha/beta hydrolase: MHTFAAPAAALALALCATSTAVAPVATAQTQTAAVSPLTTAPLRPNGEAQKWFGIAQGDDRVEAVSVHSTAMNRDIPLALIPATDGKGDRVENAPTIYMLNGSGGAEQNNDWLSDNPTTADNVGTIDFYSDKGVNVVIPMAGAYSYYLDWVEQPNGAYLQGPQNWETFLVDELPGAIEPHLKAGDKRGIIGFSMSALPAMLLAEHNPGMYDAVAGFSGHYQTFSEVDHQVHGATLQRGGATPTQMLGPAGSPASARADAVINAEGLRGTAIYASNGSGLASESDQFSYHASRGVDPATAAYGVAGLQVTGGAIEAVTNVSTHNLDAKLQSLGIPATFNYRDTGTHSWPSWHSDVHESWPVFQTALFG; the protein is encoded by the coding sequence ATGCACACGTTCGCCGCGCCGGCTGCCGCACTCGCACTGGCGTTGTGCGCCACCTCCACCGCAGTGGCACCGGTCGCCACGGCCCAGACGCAGACCGCAGCAGTGTCTCCGCTCACCACTGCACCCCTGCGGCCCAACGGAGAGGCGCAGAAGTGGTTCGGCATCGCCCAGGGCGACGATCGTGTCGAGGCGGTATCCGTGCATTCCACAGCCATGAACCGCGACATCCCCCTGGCCCTCATTCCCGCCACCGATGGCAAGGGCGACCGGGTGGAGAACGCTCCCACCATCTACATGCTCAACGGCTCAGGCGGCGCGGAACAGAACAACGACTGGCTGTCCGATAACCCAACCACTGCGGACAACGTCGGCACCATCGACTTCTACTCCGACAAGGGTGTCAACGTGGTCATCCCCATGGCCGGCGCCTACTCCTACTACCTCGACTGGGTGGAACAGCCCAACGGTGCGTACCTCCAGGGCCCGCAGAATTGGGAGACCTTTCTCGTCGACGAACTTCCAGGCGCCATCGAGCCGCACCTGAAGGCCGGCGATAAACGCGGCATCATCGGCTTCTCCATGTCCGCACTGCCCGCCATGCTGCTCGCCGAGCACAACCCGGGCATGTACGACGCCGTCGCCGGCTTCTCCGGCCACTACCAGACCTTCTCCGAGGTCGACCACCAGGTACACGGGGCTACCCTGCAGCGCGGCGGCGCCACCCCGACGCAGATGCTCGGCCCGGCCGGCAGCCCCGCCTCCGCCCGTGCCGACGCCGTCATCAATGCCGAGGGCCTGCGCGGAACCGCCATCTACGCCTCCAACGGATCCGGCCTTGCCAGCGAGTCCGACCAGTTCAGCTACCACGCGAGCCGCGGTGTCGACCCGGCCACTGCCGCTTACGGCGTTGCTGGACTGCAGGTAACGGGTGGTGCGATCGAGGCAGTCACGAACGTCTCCACCCACAACCTCGACGCCAAACTGCAGTCGCTCGGTATCCCGGCCACCTTCAACTACCGCGACACCGGTACCCACTCCTGGCCGTCGTGGCACTCGGACGTCCACGAATCCTGGCCGGTTTTCCAGACCGCTCTCTTCGGCTAG
- a CDS encoding M1 family metallopeptidase: MTLRLRSTPVPGTRDTYTGVDFNMGFHIRHYDLDLTYRVAPNRLEGTATVLAVAWRELSEMTLDLVSNMTVRRITGSRGMGVIKFKHTAAKLRIFFAQPVPVDADFQLVIHYAGNPRPRRTTWGDIGWEELTDGSIVASQPNGAPSWFPCDDTPDEKATYDLRITADSPYTVICNGDLVEPKRGGSMTTWHYRTLHPMATYLATVQVGDYTRLKLGSRCDAWVPADLLPDARRELTHQQDMLELFETLFGPYPFPRYTVVVTEDDLEIPLEAQGISIFGANHMREMGVWERLIAHELAHQWFGNSLGLAQWNDIWLNEGFACYCEWLWAENRGVPIADNVRVHYAELANKPEDILVADPGPRDMFDDRVYKRGALTLHALRVLLGDDAFYTAARAYVTAGQHGVVEPMDLRRELYAVGDKAEIDEVLRAWLERMELPELPA, from the coding sequence ATGACTCTTCGCCTCCGCTCCACGCCCGTCCCCGGTACCCGCGACACCTATACGGGTGTCGACTTCAACATGGGTTTCCACATCCGCCATTACGACCTGGACCTCACGTACCGCGTGGCCCCCAACCGGCTCGAGGGAACCGCCACCGTTCTCGCGGTGGCGTGGCGGGAACTCTCGGAGATGACCCTGGATCTCGTCTCCAACATGACGGTCCGGCGGATCACGGGATCGCGTGGAATGGGCGTCATCAAGTTCAAACACACCGCCGCCAAGCTGCGGATCTTCTTCGCGCAGCCCGTGCCGGTGGACGCCGACTTCCAGCTGGTCATTCATTACGCAGGCAACCCGCGCCCGCGCCGCACCACCTGGGGCGACATCGGCTGGGAGGAACTTACCGACGGCTCCATCGTCGCCTCGCAGCCCAACGGCGCACCGAGCTGGTTCCCGTGCGACGACACCCCGGACGAGAAGGCCACCTACGACCTGCGTATCACCGCCGATTCGCCGTACACCGTCATTTGCAACGGCGACCTCGTGGAGCCGAAACGCGGCGGTTCGATGACCACGTGGCACTACCGGACGCTGCATCCGATGGCGACCTACCTGGCCACCGTCCAGGTGGGCGACTACACCCGCCTCAAGCTGGGTTCGCGTTGCGACGCCTGGGTGCCCGCGGATCTGCTTCCCGACGCCCGCCGGGAACTTACCCACCAGCAGGACATGCTTGAACTCTTCGAAACCCTCTTCGGTCCGTACCCCTTCCCGCGCTACACCGTCGTCGTCACCGAGGACGACCTGGAGATTCCGCTCGAGGCCCAGGGAATCTCCATCTTCGGCGCCAACCACATGCGTGAGATGGGTGTCTGGGAACGCCTCATCGCCCACGAGCTCGCCCACCAGTGGTTCGGCAACTCGCTCGGGCTGGCGCAGTGGAACGACATCTGGCTCAACGAGGGATTCGCCTGCTACTGCGAGTGGCTGTGGGCGGAGAACCGTGGGGTGCCCATCGCGGACAACGTGCGTGTCCATTACGCGGAGCTCGCCAACAAACCTGAGGATATTCTGGTCGCCGACCCCGGGCCCCGCGACATGTTTGACGACCGCGTGTACAAGCGAGGCGCACTGACCCTCCACGCACTCCGGGTGCTGCTCGGCGACGACGCGTTCTACACCGCCGCCCGCGCCTATGTCACCGCCGGCCAGCACGGCGTCGTCGAACCGATGGACCTGCGCCGCGAGCTCTACGCCGTCGGCGACAAGGCGGAGATCGACGAAGTGCTGAGGGCCTGGCTCGAGCGGATGGAGCTGCCGGAGCTTCCCGCATGA